One region of Trichosurus vulpecula isolate mTriVul1 chromosome 1, mTriVul1.pri, whole genome shotgun sequence genomic DNA includes:
- the LOC118856743 gene encoding 60S ribosomal protein L37a-like, with protein MAKRTKKVGIVGKYGTCCGASLRKIVKKIEISQHANYTCSFCGKTKMKRRAVGIWHCGSCMKTVAGGAWTYNTTSAVTVKSAIRRLKELKDQ; from the coding sequence ATGGCTAAACGCACCAAGAAGGTTGGAATTGTTGGTAAATATGGAACATGTTGTGGTGCATCCCTcagaaaaatagtgaagaaaattgaaattagccAGCATGCCAATTATACCTGCTCCTTCTGTGGCAAGACCAAAATGAAGAGACGGGCTGTGGGTATCTGGCATTGTGGATCCTGTATGAAAACTGTAGCTGGTGGTGCATGGACCTACAATACCACCTCTGCAGTCACAGTCAAATCTGCCATCAGAAGACTGAAGGAATTGAAAGACCAGTAA